The following is a genomic window from Patagioenas fasciata isolate bPatFas1 chromosome 1, bPatFas1.hap1, whole genome shotgun sequence.
CTCAACATTCTTGTCCCATCtgttctctaaggaaacaaacATCTGTTATAAACTAACCTGCACAACTCAGTTCAGGTACTTCTACCTTTAAAGTACTATTTGTGATCTATCAGTAAGTGTTGATAAGAGATTACATACCTGACCTAAAATGGCCAGTGCAGTGAACTTGTTCTTTGGAGTGGGGCTAACATGAGTGTGGCAAGTTACTTCTAGAGTAACTTAATTTTATCTTAGTCATTTGCTCTTAATTTCAGTGGCAAACTAAAACCTGCTGAACAAGAGCCATGCGTAGCTGTCTAAAGAATATTTTGTCCATCTGTGTTGCTCTGAACATGTTTATTTCAGGTTCAGCATAAACAATGAGGAAAATGGGTCAGTTCTGCAATACCTGAGCTAGTAATGTAGCGAGTGAAAATAAACTTACCTCTGTTCTTTTTGCAGGTAAAAAACTGGGTTAAGGAATTAAGAAAAATGTTGGGAAATGAAATCTGTTTATGTATAGTAggtaagtattttttttaacatgggaTTCTAATGACTGAATCAGATATTTCTTTTGATTAGTAGCATCTTTCAAACAACTGCTTTGACAGCTTGTACATGGGAAGGGTTAATGTTTATGTTAACTTGATACTTAAAGTTCTCTTGGAGCTACAAGTTTCAGAAGATCACATTGATGAAAATAAGAGTTTCTTGGAAAAACAAGGTGTTTAATGAAACCGTGTCAGAAGTGCATGGTACAGACACCTGCAGATTGTAGTTTAACAAAGAGTAAATGTACAATGTACAAAATGTAAACCTCGAATGTGTATTATCCCTTCTTGCAAGTACTCAGATGTCATGTTTTTTACTGTTCTTAGTGGCATAAACTAGGTGCTTGTCTCTTTACATAACCAAGTGCTTGGGGGTGGAGTGAGTCTTAAAGCTTGGATAtttcaatgcaaacagaaaccaaCATAAATACTGGGTTTAGATTTAAAATCAGATCTTGTGATTAAAACTCTTTCAGGAAGGTAGGTGTATGCATATTCTACAAAAACTACCTCTGCAGCACAGATAAACTGCctagtaaattaaaaagaaaagcagaaggctGAATCAGTGGCTTATATGGAGGTATTTAGCTATCCTAATCACTCTACAGAAGTAGGACTTCGTCTTCAGTGCCTGTAAAAATTTGAGTGAAAGGGGATTCTTAAATCATATTGTTGTGTTCCAAATTTAGAACTGTGTAAGAGTCGGTCTTCACTGGCACAGCTTGTAAGAAAATGATGGGGTACAATGATTACATGACTGCTTTCTTTTGGGTAATTTTGGAGTACTAAGACTTGAAAGATTAACTTGTTTCCAACAGGTAACAAAATAGACTTGGAAAAAGAGAGACATGTTtcagtgcaagaagcagaaacgTAAGTCACACCAATTATTAATAGAAAGTCATTGCAGAATTATGCTGGAGTAACAAACCTGTGATGCTGTTAATGACTGGCAGGCATAAACCAGCAGTGCCCAGCTGGTTGTTGTGTTAAGTGTTCTGCTGGTATCTGAGTCCCAAAATGTCCTTCCTGACCAAAATGTAACTTGAGAGTTGTACATGATTAAAGTCATCATTTGCACTTTAAATGCATTACTAGACACAAAATTTTAATATTTCATCTAGTGTTTTTCATGAGAATCTTGGCAGTTTTAACCAGGTAATTCCCTCTTTACATTAAATCAACATGTGTAGATTAACTGAACTCGGCATAAAACCTCTTGATCATCTTTCTGCTTCATATGAAGTGGCTTAGAAAGATTGAGTCCTTCAGTACAATGAAGTTCTGTATCTGTATTCCTACAGGTATGCTGAATCTGTTGGAGCAAAACATTATCATACTTCAGCTAAACAGAACAAAGGAATTGAAGAACTGTTTCTTGACCTTTGTAAAAGTAGGTATTATCTAGTTTGTTGGTAAAGAGGTCACTCACAAAATGCTCAAGGCTTCAAAGGGCTTAAAATCGTATGGAAAAACCTTCATGCGAGCTATTAAGAACAACTGACTTTATCTGAGCGTACTTGAAGCCACCTATATACTGTAACAGCTATGGAAGCTTTATGTGTGGATGCTTACAATATTGTGAATTCAGGCTGTACTTCAAAAGTGTCTTTCTGTCACTTTGGAGTACTGACTGCTGTTTCACTCAGCATGTGTAAATAGTAACTTCAGAGTTCATGTGACTGGTCTGACTGTTGCCTGCTTCATGCCCTTTGTTTCACCGTCTTTCAAAATTCTTCTCAAATTATGTCAACTGCAAATCATAAACTCAGAGCTGTAATGTTGCAAATTTTACCCAGCAGTCTAAGCAAATGGTAAAGATCACAGAATGTAGGATTAAAAACATTGTAACACAGGGAAGATGTCTCATTCTATGTGCTCTTGTGATACAAGAATTTAAGCAAAACCTCCTATATGTCTGAACAGTACGCtgaggattttttgggggggagggtagTGGGGTGGTATATGTGTGGTATGTggtggtttttccttttttttctttaagatgaTTTTGATACTGGTGGGTAATTCTAGTTTTTGAAGTCACTGTCTCAAACACATCTGACCATCTAAGGTCTCATTTAGTTATCAGGGGCTACTGAATGCTTTGTGCCTTAGAAAGAAGACTTAACTTGCAGCTATGCTATGTGATACCTGAGTACTTACTTCTGCATAATAAAGAGGAGAACCAGTCTTGCTGAATTTTGTGGATATAATTCAAATAGATTAAGTTCTCAGTTGTGTAAAAATGCAGTGGAATGTCATCTAATACATTTCTTCCTTTACAGGAATGATAGAAACTGCTCAAGTGGATGAAAGAGCAAGAGGCAATGGTTCCAGTCAGTCAGGAACAGCAAGGCGAGGTGTACAGATCATTGATGATGAGCCACAAGTACAGAGCAGTGGAGGGTGCTGTTCTTCTGGATAATTATAAGACTGTGCATCACTGCCCTCTCAATATGAAGACTGCCATATTCCAAGTCACACATTCTTTACCAATGGAGTAATAGAAttaacagtatttaaaaataatcacatgTAACACTGCAGAGACCTTAAGTGCTAAACTAGTGGCGTCTGTGACCAGAGAATTGGCATTTTCTACAGTGGTTAACAAAGCAATTACCAATGGCCTTTTTACgtatttttctttaatgaggAGTAATATGCATGTAGAAAAGACCTACTTAAAGGCTTCATTTATATTCTTTTAAATCAGATCATTATTTAATAACTTATACACATTGTTGTTGGAATGGTATATGTTTTTGCAGCTCTTTGTATTTTGTGGTAGATTGAATTGTATCACTTCTAAAatgcaaattgattttttttttaattagcagatATCTGAAGTAATATTTTTGCAGGGCCTCTACAAGCCTATAACTGTCAACTACTTTGATATATTCTGTTCATCCTGTATGCCAAGCTGGTAAAATATGTTGTAAATtacatattaaatattttatctgCTTTTACAATTGCAGGTGAAGAAATATGTACATCAGTCTTGTCAGTGATTGTAAAGTGAATAAGTCAGTGGAAGATGCAAGCTTTTCATGTGTACTGTTGAATTGCTCATTCTATACCCCCTAcctgaaaacagctttttttttttttgtatgttcatAGCTACAGCACTTTTTTTAAGCCTTTTCTGGCAAACAGCAATGTTTAGAGTACACCTTTAGTTGGAAGGGAAGGCTTCCTTAGGCTGCTGTTTAACATTGAGGTGTTTGACTCCCGGCTGAAACAGTTGGCGCATGCATATATCTTGCCTCTGCAGTTACTTTGGCCTCTCAGGATATCCCCAGAAAGTCAAAGCAACGTTAGCTCTCATCTTTCTGGTAGCCAGTAAACCAGATGCATGGGAAACTCTTAAGCTGCATTAATACATTTGTGTCCCAAggcataattttttttcccctgtatcacAGGTTTTGAGTGAACAAATGAATTGGCTTTAGCTAGAACTGCTTCTGATTTGGCGTGATTAAGTAGAAGATATGAAACTTCATAGATGTAATTGTAACTTTAAGGATACTAGACAGAACTGAATTTACTCCTGACTTGCTCTTTCTCTTGTAAAGTGTATTGAAGCCCACTCAAGTTTGGGGAGGAGGGTTTTCAGAAACCAAGTGTATAAACTACTATCACAAAGGAACACAAATGGTGGTAGCTGAAACTTCAGAATGTTTTGtgctctgactttttttttacttaagttGTCATGCTTGGAAAATCAGTAAAGGTGATGTCTATGACAAAATAGAATATTCCTTGGCCTTCCTTTTTCTGAAGGGTGGAATTAGCATCGCATATGAATGCATTGAGTGGTGTGGGTACGTTCTGGTGCACAAAAGGAAGAGTAGTAACTAATCAATCTGATGCATATAAGAAATGTGCTGTCTGAAATAATAGATGGCTTTGATACAGACTGGTCCTAGTGTACTTTCTCCCTTTCTGCCTGAACTGTGGTGTAGATACTTTCTATTAAGCTACCATTGCCATGTTCTTCTGACATGGTTGTATGCATGATGGACAATGGTGATCTGTTCATGCTAGTGAAGATAAAGTTTGACTCCACAGAGCATTGGTGTGAATCTGAAGTCCATGATGATATGTGTGAATATGTAGAAACACCATTAACATTCTTGTATTTTGTCTAACCTAACAGTGAGCCTTGTTCCAAAGTTGAAAAGCAGGTTAGTTTGATCTAAAACTAGTACCTTCCAATCCATACAGTTAGATGAAATTCAATCTTGTAAGTGATACCATATTGATCTGAGGAGTGAAATTGACAAGACTATGTTCAAGACTGGAATCACCTTGTAATAGGAGGTCCAGGCTTTTTGATTCAAATTTCCTTTTTTACGGacatggaaaaaaaccaaccaaacaaaagtgcaaccaaaaaacccccacaaaactaaAAAAAGCTCAGTTTTGATTAGTGGAACTTCCTTAACAACTAGACTTCATAAGCAGATGTCATGAGAGCATACCTATACTAGAGGATATGTATTCTCTCCAGAGCAGAGCTTCTGCCACTTCATTGAAGTGGACAGATGCAATTCTGATCTGGGAATTAATTACCCAAGATATGTTGTGTTTGAGTACTTTGAAATAGAGGCAGTGTGTATGATATATCTTTCTGCCTGCAGCTAGAGAGATTTTCTTTATTGTATTCTGTGGTAGGGGTGTTCTGTGTGATTTCTGTCAATTACAAAACTAACAAGGCAATGTTGAAACTCTTAATTATCTTACAAAACTAAAACTACTAGTACTGAAAATTAATGTGAGGGTAAGGAAGCTGACAATTTTGTAGGATTGAAAAAGGTTCTGGTTGCTATtagcaaaatacttttaaaaataagttaccagaaattatttttcttaaggaAGCTACAGCATGAAAAATACTTGTTGGAAACCTTCCTGTCTAAGCTGCAGTTTGGTTGGACTCTGTTTATGGAACTTAAAACCTGTGCTTAGCATGGTATCATATTACCTTACAGAAGTAGTATAGTTTTATGAAGACAGGGAAGTTGTCTTCCAAGACAAAAACATTATGAATTGTGTAGACTGATTAACATAAGACTTCAGTTATTCATTGTTAGCAGACAAAATGTAACAGTTCCAGGAAAAAGCATCTTTATTGAAGATATCTAgagtgttctttgtattaaatgtATAGGAAAGCACAGAGAGCATATATTTCTAGATTTGAGCAGGTTCTTACTCAAGTAACCTGGTATTACTACTGTATGGTTTTCAAGAGTGTTGCATTTGCTGGAATCTGTCTAGATTGCCTGGTTTGTGTGTCTTCAGGAAAAGTGTTTTTCTTACTGCTAACTTCCATTGCTGAAAACAAGCTatttttcattcttctgagaAGAGTGCAAGAGAACAACTAGGTCTGTCTTTAGAAAGTACCTCTATTGTGGGATAGATAATACCAGGCAGACATCTACTATAGCATGAAGTAAACACCAAGCACACTTCCTCAGAGTAAATCTTGACAAACATTAAGTTAGACCTTTTTTATTACAGTATATGATTACAAATGCCTTTCTAAAACAACTTTAAGTATTTACTCACAGTCTTGATGCTGCTGCTATGAGTACTTGAGCTACCTATGTAACTTTATCACTTACTGAAATAAAATCCAACAAACCAAAGTCCAAAAACTTTAATGCAGCAGTGTGTATCTCTTATTAGCAGTTCTTGTGTTGCACTTAGGCTGTAGTTCAAAAGTTATGAGAGACCGGATAGACAGATTCAGATGAAGAAACTCAAATGAATTCAGATGTGTAGTACTTGAAGTTGTGTGTAACTAGCTGTAAAGGTTGGGGACAGTTACTTGGATTTGCAGTGAACTCACATAGGGTATCAAAATCGGGACATCCAATGTCCAGATGAACAGCATTGGCTTGTCTCTTGAGTGTTGCCTTGAGTACACTCTCTTCTTCAATGTT
Proteins encoded in this region:
- the RAB21 gene encoding ras-related protein Rab-21, producing MAAGTGAAAGGRSFSFKVVLLGEGCVGKTSLVLRYCENKFNDKHITTLQASFLTKKLNIGGKRVNLAIWDTAGQERFHALGPIYYRDSNGAILVYDITDEDSFQKVKNWVKELRKMLGNEICLCIVGNKIDLEKERHVSVQEAETYAESVGAKHYHTSAKQNKGIEELFLDLCKRMIETAQVDERARGNGSSQSGTARRGVQIIDDEPQVQSSGGCCSSG